A window from Citrus sinensis cultivar Valencia sweet orange chromosome 3, DVS_A1.0, whole genome shotgun sequence encodes these proteins:
- the LOC102626209 gene encoding phytochrome A-associated F-box protein, which yields MAETLFSKLSDDVVLNIFFKLEDDPRNWARLACVCVKFSSLVRNICWKTKCSKSIPAVVADLISPNSGVPPGGWSSLHKLSVCCPGLLHAGVLLENSDFGLERELGPDSDYQSCSTSAIQPTSTTTTAEACSSNLNSVTDCSWSLFDDLYYDTVYDKSESHDDDGGGDGSLVVEDVDKCEVKVGGESAKKRKICRSFRSHLASGVWNLCREQGNKLLASRFRGDCLYICDWPGCLHTEEKRNYMLFRGIFKNFKRSRVWRTINDGNRSKIDVNCAFCNCKETWDLHSAFCLRRVFGYHDDGEPVVRAYVCENGHVSGAWTDLPLYT from the coding sequence ATGGCAGAAACCTTATTCTCAAAGCTCTCTGACGACGTCGTGCTGAACATCTTCTTCAAACTGGAAGATGATCCAAGAAACTGGGCCCGCTTAGCTTGCGTCTGCGTCAAATTCTCTTCTCTCGTTCGCAACATCTGCTGGAAGACCAAGTGCTCCAAGTCCATTCCTGCCGTTGTCGCTGATCTCATCTCCCCGAATTCTGGCGTTCCGCCCGGTGGCTGGTCATCCCTCCACAAGCTTTCCGTCTGCTGCCCCGGCCTCCTTCACGCCGGCGTTCTCTTGGAGAATTCGGATTTCGGCCTCGAGCGCGAGCTGGGCCCCGACTCTGATTATCAAAGTTGCAGCACGAGCGCCATTCAACCGACGTCGACAACGACAACGGCCGAGGCTTGCTCCAGCAATCTAAATTCTGTTACTGATTGTTCTTGGTCACTTTTTGATGATCTTTATTACGATACTGTTTATGATAAATCCGAGTcacatgatgatgatggtggtggtgatggTAGCTTAGTTGTTGAGGATGTCGACAAGTGTGAGGTTAAAGTGGGTGGCGAATCCGCAAAGAAGAGGAAGATATGTAGATCATTTAGGTCTCATTTGGCATCTGGGGTTTGGAATTTGTGTCGTGAGCAGGGGAATAAATTGCTTGCGAGTAGATTCAGAGGGGATTGTTTATACATTTGTGATTGGCCTGGGTGTCTTCACACTGAAGAGAAGCGAAATTACATGCTTTTTAGAGGTATTTTTAAGAACTTTAAGCGATCTCGTGTTTGGAGAACCATTAATGATGGGAACCGGAGTAAGATTGACGTCAATTGTGCATTTTGTAACTGTAAAGAGACTTGGGACTTACATTCTGCTTTTTGTTTGAGAAGGGTTTTTGGGTACCATGATGATGGTGAGCCTGTTGTCAGAGCTTATGTGTGTGAAAATGGACACGTTTCTGGAGCCTGGACTGATTTACCATTATACACTTGA